The nucleotide window CGGGGCGCCGCGCCCCACCGCCAAGGCGCTCGACGATCCGAGCGGCGCCGACGACGAGCAGCGGCAGGGCCGACAGGATGCCAAGGACCATGACCACCGCGCCCAGGGCCGTGACTTCAGGACTGCGCAGGCTGATACCGGCCAGGATCACCGCGACGCCAAGGCCGGCCAGGACCAGGCCCGCCAGGCCCGCCGCCGCGCGCCGTCGTCCGAGGGCCGCAGCAGCGGCGACCTGGCCGGTCAGGGCGATGAGCGGGCTGACCCGGGTGCCCTGGTGCGCGGGCCGCAGGACGGCGGCGAGGGTGATGAGCACGCTCAGCAGGATCGTCAGGGCGAAGGGGGACCAGGAGACGGTCAGGTACCGGGGCCCCAGTGCATCGATGACATGCGCCCGGATGAGAATGACAGCCATGAGCGCGCCGAGCGCCGAGCCCAGGACCGAGCCGGCCAGGCCGGTGATGAGGCCGGCGCGCAGCACGGCCAGGCGCACCTGGCGCCGGCTGGCGCCCACGCAGCGCAGCAGGCCGATGGTGCGGGTCTGCTTGGCCACGAGCGTGGTGAAGGTGGTCGCGATGACGATGGCGGAGACCACCGCGCACACGGGCCCCAGGACCTTGAGCAGGATGAGGGCGGCCGAGTCGACCTTGTTGCCGTCGGTGGTGCGCTGCTCGATGCTCTCCTGCGCGGACTGCACAATGGCCTCGGGCTGGGTGGGGGCCATGGCTGCGGACGCGGCGTCGATCAGCTGGGAGCCGCTCGTGCCGCCGGCGGCGGTGAGGTAGAGGACGGCGTACTGGTCGGGCAGGCCCAGGGCGGTCTGCTCCCGGGGGCTGGCGAAGATGAAGGCCTCGCGCGGGTCTTTGCGGCTCACCTCCGCTCCGGGCCTGATGATGCCGACGACGGTGGCCGAGGAGTGGCTGCCGCCCTCTGCGTCGGGGCTCAGGGGGACGGTGGAGCCGACCTCGAGGTCCTGATGCTGGGCCAGACTCGCGGAGATCGCGATCTCGCCGTCAGCCTGCGGCAGGCGCCCGGAGGTCAGACGGGTCTCGCCGGTCAGGGGCGGGATGTCCAGGACGAAGGCGTGCTCGTCATTGGCATGGCCCGGACGGTCGATGTAGATGTGCTCCTCACGGTAGGGGCGCACCTCCTGGACTTCGGGCAGGGTGCTCAGGTCCTGGACCTCCTGATCGCTCAGTGCACGGTTGCGACCGGCGATGACGACGGCGTCGGCCCCGCCCACCGAGGCCCGGGCATTGGAGGTGAGCATGGTGGCGAAGGAATCGGAGACGATGAAGGCGAAGGCCATGAGCGCGGCCGCCAGGGCCACGGCCACCACGGCGGCGGCCGTGCGCCGCAGGTCGAGCAGGGCGGGCATCAGCGCACCCCCGTCCAGGGCCGGTCCGGGTTTGCGGCGTGGCCGGGATGAGGGGCTGCGGGTGCGACGGGCGGCGGCCCTGCCGGTGCGGGGCGGCGGGTGGGGGCGTCGGCCTCGATGCGCCCGTCGCGCAGGCGGATGATGCGGTGGGTCGCCCCCGCCGCATCCTGATCATGGGTGACCATGACCACGGTCTGCCCCAGGTGCTCGCACATCTGGGCCAGGGCGCTCAGCAGCGAGGCCGCCGAGGCGGTGTCCAGCGCCCCGGTGGGCTCGTCGGCGAAGACCACCTCGGGGCGCCCCACGAGGGCCCGGGCCACGGCCACGCGCTGCTGCTGGCCGCCGGAGAGCTCGCTGGGGCGGTGCCCCAGGCGGTCGCCGATCCCCAGGATGTCGATGATGGTGCGGTACCAGCCCTCATCGGGGCGGCGCCCCGCCAGCCTCAGGGGCAGCAGGATGTTCTCCTGAGCCGTCAGCGTGGGCAGGAGGTTGAAGGACTGGAAGACGAAGCCCAGGCGGTCGCGGCGCACGGCGGTCAGCCGCTTGTCCCCCATCCCGGCCAGGTCCTGGCCCGCGATGAGCACCCTGCCGCTGGTGGGGGAGTCCAGCCCCGCCAGGCAGTGCAGGAGGGTGGACTTCCCCGAGCCCGAGGGGCCCATGATGGCGACGAACTCGCCCCGCGCCACGGACAGGCTGACGGAGTCCAGGGCCAGGACCTGGGCGGCGCCCCGGCCGTAGATCCTGCTCAGCGCCTGGGCCTGGACCACCGGGGCGCCCGGGTGGGCCGCTCCCGGGGGAGGCTGGATGGGTGGTGGCGTCGTCGGCATCGCTGGCATCGTGAGGCTCCTCGGCTCAGGGGACCTGCGCGCTGTGCGCCCTGGGCGCGGCGGCGGGGCCCGGATTCATCCGGTTGACCCCGCCAGGCTAGGAATCGCGCGATGGCGCCGGAATCCATCGAAGGAGCGGAGGTGGCGGGGGTCTCCGCCTTTGGGATGAGACCCGGCCCGGGCGGCTCCGGCCCGCTCCCGTCCCGGCTCTCGGGCCCGGTCGCAGGGACCGGCCTGCGGGCCCGTGGCAGGCGGCTCGACCCGCTCCCGCGGCCATCGCCGCACTCGCGCCGCTCTCGCGGCGCGGCTGGCCCCTCCCCGGCGCGCGGGCACCTGCTCCCAGCGGCTCGCGACGGGCGGAAAAGGCCACGGTCCTCCCACTGGGACGGCCCAACCGTTAGCCTGGGTCCGTGACTTCTCCGCCTGCCACCGCCCCGGCGCCCCTGCCGGGCGCGCTGCCGCGCGAGCGCACGCTGCTCATGGGGATCCTCAACGTCACCCCGGACTCCTTCTCCGACGGCGGCCGGTGGGACACCCCTGAGGCCGCCGTGGCCCACGGCCGCGAGCTGCTGGACCAGGGTGCGGACCTGCTGGACATCGGCGGGGAGTCCACGCGCCCCGGCGCCGGGCGCGTCAGCCCCGACCAGGAGCGCGAGCGGATCCTCCCGGTGGTGCGCGAGCTCGCCGCGCAGGGCGCCGTCATCTCGGTGGACACCACGCGCGCCTCGACGGCCGCGGCCGCCATCGAGGCCGGGGCCGCCATCATCAACGATGTCTCGGGGGGCCTGGCCGACCCCGGCATGCACCGCCTCATCGCCTCCGCGGGCGTGGTCTACATCTGCCAGCACTGGCGCGGATCCCCCGAGACCATGGACACCCTCACCGACTACCCCGAGGGGGTCCTGGCCGGGGTGGAGGCCGAGCTGGGCCGGCGCCTGGCCGAGCTGGAGGCCGCCGGCGTCGACCCCGCCCAGGTGGTGGTCGACCCGGGCCTGGGCTTCGCCAAGACCCACGAGCAGTCCTGGCGGCTCCTGGCCTCCACCGCCCGCCTGGGGGAGAACCTGGGCCGCCCCGTCCTCATCGGCGCCTCCCGCAAGCGCTTCCTGGCCGCCGCCACCGACCCGGGCGCCGGCCCGGGCGGCACCCCTGACCAGCGCGACGCCGCCACCGCCGCCACCACCGCCCTGGCCGCCGCCGCAGGCGCCTGGGCCGTGAGAGTCCACGAGGTCCCGGCCAACCGGGATGCTCTTCGCACCGCCTCCCTCTGGAAGGAACACCAGTGAGCACCACCCTCAACGCGACCACCGACCGGATCCGCCTGGTCGGGCTGTCAGCCCGTGGCCATCACGGCGTCCTGCCCTTCGAACGGGAAGAGGGCCAGCTCTTCACCGTGGACGTCACCCTCGACCTGGGCGCACGCGGCACTGCGGTGGCCGCCGTGACCGACAGCCTCGACGACGCCGTGGACTACTCCTCCGTGGCCAACGCCGTGGTCACCGTCATCGAGGGGGAGCCCGTCAGCCTCCTGGAGGCCCTGGCGGATCGGATCGCCGAGCGCGTCCTGGCCTACCCCAGGGTCCTGGCCGCCGAGATCACGGTGCACAAGCCCCAGGCGCCCCTGGACGTGGCCTTCGAGGACGTGGCGATGACCATCTACCGCACCTCCGAGTCGGCCGGCCAGTCCTCCGGGGCGCACGCGGCCGAGCCTGCCGAGGCCGAGCACGCCCCCGCCGAGCCGCGCCGCTTCACCTCCCACCGCGCCGAGCCGGCCGAGCCCGAGACCGCCGCCGCCCTCGGCGTGGGGGCCCTGCCCCTCCAGTCCGCACCCCCGCCCGCCGATGAGGCCCCCGCCTCCGACCCCTGGGGCCCCGATCAGTGGATGAGTGAGGCCGACGAGGCCGGCGCCCCGGCCCCCGGAGCCTCCGCGCAGGACCTCCTGGGCCTGGGCGAGTCCGAGACCGACCAGGCATCCCGGCGCTCGCCGGAGGCCGGCCCCGAGCACGGCGGCGCCCCCCTCCTGGGGCCCACCGACGGGGCCGGGCCCCGCGTCGAGCCCCTGGGCGGCTTCGAGCCTGTCAGTGCCGTGGACGCCGTGGAGGCCGTGGACGGTGCTGCCGGCGCTCACGCGCCCGAGGCCCCCACCGCGGTCTCGCCCGAGGCCGCCCCGGTGGAGTCCCTGCCCACGGGCCTGCCCGTCCAACTGCCGGGGGAGGGGCGCCACCGCGCCGAGCCCAGCAGCGATACCGCCGTCGGCTCGGCCGATGAGCCGGCCGCCCCGCACAGTGCCGGCCTGGCAGAGGCGCCCGAGCCGGTGGCCGAGTCCTTCGCGGGCCAGGCCGGTGCCTACTCGACCGGATCGGCCGATCCGGTCGAGGGCGGGCAGGAGACCCCCGGCGTCGAGCCCGCCCCACTGCCCTACGGCGAGTCCGAGCCCGTGGCCGCCGAGCCGGAGGCTCCCGCCCCGGCGCCCGAGGCGGACCTGCCCCTGGCTGAGGCCCCGGACTCGGCTCAGGCGTCCTTCGGCCTCACGGACGGCCCGCTCGTGGATGGCGGGCACCAGGTCGATGGCGCCGTGGGCGGCGCTGCGGCCCCGGGGCCGCTTTCCCCGGCACTGGCCCCCTCGCCCGCCGATCTCCCGGAGACCGCGGCCGAGCCCGTGGAGGCCCCGGCCCCCTTGCCCACGACTGCCCCGGCCGACCCGCTGGAGCAGCGCCCGGGCAGGCCTGTGGGCGCCGTCTTCGCCCTGGGCGCCAACGCCGGCCACGTGCTGGTCACCCTGCGTGCCGCGGTGCGCTCCCTCAAGGCCACCGAGGGCATCGAGGTCCTCCAGGTCGGGCCCCTGGCCCGCACAGTGGCCGTGGTGCCCGAGGGCGGGGAGCGCCAGCCCGACTACCTCAACACGGTGGTCACCGTCCTGACCACCCTCTCGCCGCGCGAGCTGCTGGCCGTGTGCCAGGCCCTGGAGTCCGAGGCCGGGCGCGTGCGCACCCAGCACTGGGGGCCGCGCACCCTCGACGTCGACCTGGTGACGGTCGAGGGCGTGGACAGCCAGGACCCCGAGCTGACCCTGCCCCACGCCCACGCCCACGAGCGCGCCTTCGTCCTGGTGCCCTGGTCCCAGGCCGACCCCTTCGCCGAGCTGGGCGGGCGCACCGTCACCGAGCTGGCCGAGCAGGCCCCCGACCGCTCGGGCCTGCGCTGGCTGGCCTTCGACTGGCTCGACACCGACAACATCCCGGAGAAGCCCACGGGCCCCTACGTGGCCCCGCCGGTCGTCGATGAGGACCCCGAGCCGGTCGAGCAGGTCTTCAACGCCACCCGCAACGAGCAGTCCGTCATCGACGCCGAGCTCGCCGCCGAGTACCTGGCCGGGATCGGCGAGCTCCCGCCGCAGGACGCCCAGAACCCCCAGGACGCCCCGGCGGTGCAGCAGGCCCAGGACCACCACGGCCAGCAGGGGGCCCCGGAGGCCGCGGCCCCGGCCGGCGGCGCCCCCCAGGCCGGTGCCCTCCCCGACGTCGAGCCGGCCGGCCTGGAGGCGGACAACCCCTTCGCCGCCGCCTCCTTCGGCACCGACTACGCCGTGCCTGTGGACGCCGCCCAGGTCCCCGGCCAGACGCCGGGGCCCGATCAGTCCCAGGGGCAGGCGCCTGAGCCCCAGGCGCCCGACCAGTTCCCCGTGCCCCAGGTCGGCGAGGAGGACTCCTGGGAGGCCCCCCTGCAGTGGAATGAGGTCATTGGAGGCACCGACGGGATGGGTCCCCGTCAGGGCTCCTGATGCGGCGCACCCGCTGGACCAGTGCCCTGGCCTGGTTTGCGGTCGTCTCGGTGACCACCTGGGTGGTGGGGGAGACCGTCATGCGTCACCGGGGCTGGGTGCCGGGCCTGACCCCCTGGGGCGCTGTGGCCGCCCTGGTGATCTCCGGCGTCGTGCTGAC belongs to Actinomyces capricornis and includes:
- a CDS encoding FtsX-like permease family protein, whose protein sequence is MPALLDLRRTAAAVVAVALAAALMAFAFIVSDSFATMLTSNARASVGGADAVVIAGRNRALSDQEVQDLSTLPEVQEVRPYREEHIYIDRPGHANDEHAFVLDIPPLTGETRLTSGRLPQADGEIAISASLAQHQDLEVGSTVPLSPDAEGGSHSSATVVGIIRPGAEVSRKDPREAFIFASPREQTALGLPDQYAVLYLTAAGGTSGSQLIDAASAAMAPTQPEAIVQSAQESIEQRTTDGNKVDSAALILLKVLGPVCAVVSAIVIATTFTTLVAKQTRTIGLLRCVGASRRQVRLAVLRAGLITGLAGSVLGSALGALMAVILIRAHVIDALGPRYLTVSWSPFALTILLSVLITLAAVLRPAHQGTRVSPLIALTGQVAAAAALGRRRAAAGLAGLVLAGLGVAVILAGISLRSPEVTALGAVVMVLGILSALPLLVVGAARIVERLGGGARRPVLQLACRNLARNPGRAAATTASLLVSVAVAATMATGLSSLNASMEGYVAAGSPIDIRVQEIAPDRDTAALTRQIENVDGVESTILVPTPELHLDAQDRSEEITVSAIDDGAIAPIVRSRHGLEGLDDNTLVVGGIFHLAEGSEVTLSGPAGTRRLRVHVEEGGYGPVITEATAEALTGGEPVTTSLWARTTGDGSNGAVAGAVRQELHGSGLLVSSTDQGRRFFTEQVKRTGLIISAILALSLLITLSGLSNTAEVSVVERTREVGVLRATGAERATIRRLFLTESVLMALLGGVIGTAVGIGVGAAGLAALIGTENGASAQVAVPWLILAGVVLVSGAVGAVACLRPAGRAAAVAPVAALATD
- a CDS encoding ABC transporter ATP-binding protein → MPTTPPPIQPPPGAAHPGAPVVQAQALSRIYGRGAAQVLALDSVSLSVARGEFVAIMGPSGSGKSTLLHCLAGLDSPTSGRVLIAGQDLAGMGDKRLTAVRRDRLGFVFQSFNLLPTLTAQENILLPLRLAGRRPDEGWYRTIIDILGIGDRLGHRPSELSGGQQQRVAVARALVGRPEVVFADEPTGALDTASAASLLSALAQMCEHLGQTVVMVTHDQDAAGATHRIIRLRDGRIEADAPTRRPAPAGPPPVAPAAPHPGHAANPDRPWTGVR
- the folP gene encoding dihydropteroate synthase gives rise to the protein MTSPPATAPAPLPGALPRERTLLMGILNVTPDSFSDGGRWDTPEAAVAHGRELLDQGADLLDIGGESTRPGAGRVSPDQERERILPVVRELAAQGAVISVDTTRASTAAAAIEAGAAIINDVSGGLADPGMHRLIASAGVVYICQHWRGSPETMDTLTDYPEGVLAGVEAELGRRLAELEAAGVDPAQVVVDPGLGFAKTHEQSWRLLASTARLGENLGRPVLIGASRKRFLAAATDPGAGPGGTPDQRDAATAATTALAAAAGAWAVRVHEVPANRDALRTASLWKEHQ
- the folK gene encoding 2-amino-4-hydroxy-6-hydroxymethyldihydropteridine diphosphokinase, which encodes MSTTLNATTDRIRLVGLSARGHHGVLPFEREEGQLFTVDVTLDLGARGTAVAAVTDSLDDAVDYSSVANAVVTVIEGEPVSLLEALADRIAERVLAYPRVLAAEITVHKPQAPLDVAFEDVAMTIYRTSESAGQSSGAHAAEPAEAEHAPAEPRRFTSHRAEPAEPETAAALGVGALPLQSAPPPADEAPASDPWGPDQWMSEADEAGAPAPGASAQDLLGLGESETDQASRRSPEAGPEHGGAPLLGPTDGAGPRVEPLGGFEPVSAVDAVEAVDGAAGAHAPEAPTAVSPEAAPVESLPTGLPVQLPGEGRHRAEPSSDTAVGSADEPAAPHSAGLAEAPEPVAESFAGQAGAYSTGSADPVEGGQETPGVEPAPLPYGESEPVAAEPEAPAPAPEADLPLAEAPDSAQASFGLTDGPLVDGGHQVDGAVGGAAAPGPLSPALAPSPADLPETAAEPVEAPAPLPTTAPADPLEQRPGRPVGAVFALGANAGHVLVTLRAAVRSLKATEGIEVLQVGPLARTVAVVPEGGERQPDYLNTVVTVLTTLSPRELLAVCQALESEAGRVRTQHWGPRTLDVDLVTVEGVDSQDPELTLPHAHAHERAFVLVPWSQADPFAELGGRTVTELAEQAPDRSGLRWLAFDWLDTDNIPEKPTGPYVAPPVVDEDPEPVEQVFNATRNEQSVIDAELAAEYLAGIGELPPQDAQNPQDAPAVQQAQDHHGQQGAPEAAAPAGGAPQAGALPDVEPAGLEADNPFAAASFGTDYAVPVDAAQVPGQTPGPDQSQGQAPEPQAPDQFPVPQVGEEDSWEAPLQWNEVIGGTDGMGPRQGS